The following are encoded together in the Pseudodesulfovibrio indicus genome:
- a CDS encoding tetratricopeptide repeat protein codes for MAEHEQTADNRQGVVRDGAEKIKGIFSTQTVAKVGTGTTQRKTIQKTYWNVEELDDGEVSVQPLNRNYVPSGPKRNVPRDDFLTKFNPEPEFYISTVYPAIKEMDGAIVRGEKHRERGAAYSAEFEYQQAMAIDEENVRANFGLGLTYLDRGDQVKANDIFERLVGLEAAFDTEHKHLFNDFGINMRKNKMYDQALRYYLRAEELVKNDEHLFHNIARCYFEKGNVEECKKYLLKSLEVNPKLDASLKFWAFLKGRGLVAEGEGPNVAPGGKGGKPKGGSAGVNLDAAREDGEPKTGDNGAPKKPASSAPIKLD; via the coding sequence ATGGCCGAGCATGAGCAGACTGCCGACAACCGGCAGGGAGTAGTTCGCGACGGCGCGGAGAAGATCAAGGGCATCTTCTCCACACAGACCGTGGCCAAGGTCGGCACCGGAACGACCCAGCGCAAGACGATCCAGAAAACCTACTGGAACGTCGAGGAGCTGGACGACGGCGAGGTTTCGGTGCAGCCGCTCAACCGCAACTACGTGCCGTCCGGTCCCAAGCGCAACGTCCCGCGCGACGACTTTCTTACCAAATTCAATCCCGAACCCGAGTTCTACATCTCCACGGTCTATCCGGCCATCAAGGAGATGGACGGGGCCATCGTGCGCGGCGAGAAGCACCGCGAGCGGGGTGCCGCCTATTCCGCCGAGTTCGAATACCAGCAGGCCATGGCCATCGACGAGGAGAACGTCCGGGCCAACTTCGGCCTGGGGCTGACCTATCTCGACCGGGGCGACCAGGTGAAGGCCAACGACATCTTCGAGCGGTTGGTGGGGCTGGAGGCGGCCTTCGACACCGAGCACAAGCACCTGTTCAACGACTTCGGCATCAACATGCGCAAGAACAAGATGTACGACCAGGCGCTGCGCTACTATCTGCGTGCCGAGGAATTGGTGAAGAACGACGAGCACCTCTTTCACAACATTGCCCGCTGCTACTTCGAGAAGGGCAATGTGGAGGAATGCAAGAAATATCTGCTCAAGAGCCTGGAGGTGAACCCCAAGCTCGACGCGAGCCTGAAGTTCTGGGCCTTCCTCAAAGGCCGAGGACTGGTGGCCGAGGGCGAGGGACCCAACGTGGCTCCTGGCGGCAAAGGCGGCAAGCCCAAGGGCGGTTCCGCCGGGGTGAACCTGGATGCGGCCCGCGAGGACGGCGAACCCAAGACCGGGGACAACGGAGCGCCGAAGAAACCGGCAAGCTCCGCGCCCATCAAGCTGGACTAA
- the pyrF gene encoding orotidine-5'-phosphate decarboxylase, translating to MAELVVALDFPDAASALAMARALEGTAPWMKVGLELFTAEGPKVVTGLKELGFKVFLDLKFFDIPNTVQGAVRSAVRLGADMVNIHALGGERMARAAMAGCAEGTLPGQEPPLVLAVTMLTSMGAGDLPVENAPAPSDMALDLAVKAKQYGLNGVVCSGLEVERIKGACGDGFACLTPGIRPASAEAGDQRRVVTPEGAVRSGSDFLVVGRPITRAERPGEAAMAIIGEMRRAG from the coding sequence ATGGCTGAGCTGGTCGTTGCACTGGATTTTCCGGACGCGGCTTCCGCCCTTGCCATGGCCCGCGCCCTTGAGGGCACGGCCCCGTGGATGAAGGTCGGGCTGGAGCTGTTCACGGCCGAGGGCCCCAAGGTGGTCACCGGCCTCAAGGAGCTGGGCTTCAAGGTCTTCCTGGACCTGAAATTCTTCGACATCCCCAACACCGTGCAGGGCGCGGTCCGGTCCGCCGTGCGGCTGGGCGCGGACATGGTCAACATCCATGCCCTGGGCGGGGAACGCATGGCCCGCGCGGCCATGGCGGGGTGCGCCGAGGGGACTCTGCCCGGACAGGAGCCGCCCCTGGTCCTGGCCGTGACCATGCTGACCAGCATGGGGGCCGGGGACCTGCCCGTGGAGAACGCGCCCGCGCCCTCGGACATGGCCCTTGACCTGGCTGTGAAAGCCAAGCAATATGGCTTAAATGGCGTGGTCTGTTCCGGCCTGGAGGTCGAACGGATCAAGGGTGCGTGCGGCGACGGGTTCGCCTGCCTCACCCCCGGCATCAGGCCCGCTTCGGCCGAGGCCGGGGACCAGCGGCGGGTGGTCACTCCGGAGGGTGCCGTGCGAAGCGGGTCGGACTTTCTGGTGGTGGGCAGGCCCATTACCCGGGCGGAGCGTCCCGGCGAAGCAGCCATGGCGATCATCGGGGAGATGCGGCGGGCCGGATAG
- the gmk gene encoding guanylate kinase, with translation MTRDDHKFRLGQVLVVCAPSGTGKSTLISMLREEFPDFGFSISYTTRAPRGAEQDGREYHFVSRDTFVAMRSRGAFCEWAEVHGNFYGTATKPVEEMLGAGQDVLFDIDVQGAKQLKKTFYKGTFVFLLPPSREELVRRLKGRGTDSEESIAKRLANASGELSQAEWFDSWVVNDDLDEAYAELRAVYLAGRCKPSLRPGILENIMDTWKQDG, from the coding sequence GTGACCAGGGACGATCACAAGTTCAGGCTGGGGCAGGTCCTGGTGGTCTGCGCGCCCAGCGGCACCGGCAAATCCACCCTCATTTCCATGCTCCGCGAGGAGTTCCCCGATTTCGGCTTCTCCATCTCCTACACCACCCGCGCGCCGCGCGGTGCGGAGCAGGACGGGCGCGAATACCATTTCGTCTCCCGCGATACCTTCGTGGCCATGCGCAGCCGGGGCGCGTTCTGCGAGTGGGCCGAGGTCCACGGCAACTTCTACGGCACGGCCACCAAGCCGGTGGAGGAGATGCTCGGCGCGGGCCAGGACGTGCTCTTCGACATCGACGTGCAGGGCGCCAAGCAGCTCAAGAAGACCTTCTACAAGGGGACCTTCGTGTTCCTGCTCCCGCCCTCGCGCGAGGAGCTGGTGCGCCGCCTCAAGGGGCGCGGCACCGACTCCGAGGAGTCCATCGCGAAAAGGCTGGCCAACGCCTCGGGCGAACTTTCCCAGGCCGAGTGGTTCGACTCCTGGGTGGTCAACGACGACCTGGACGAGGCCTACGCCGAGCTCAGGGCCGTGTACCTGGCCGGGCGGTGCAAGCCGTCGCTCAGGCCCGGCATCCTCGAAAACATCATGGACACCTGGAAGCAAGATGGCTGA
- a CDS encoding DUF370 domain-containing protein produces the protein MQKQGLLNVGFGNFVVLDRVISIVNPSSAPMRRLREDARAEGRLIDATQGRKTRAIIVTDSNHVVLSAIQAETIGQRFSAEEGD, from the coding sequence ATGCAGAAACAGGGATTACTGAACGTCGGCTTCGGCAACTTCGTGGTGCTCGACCGGGTCATCTCCATCGTCAACCCGTCCAGCGCGCCCATGCGGCGGCTGCGTGAGGACGCCCGCGCCGAGGGGCGGCTCATCGACGCCACCCAGGGGCGCAAGACCAGGGCGATCATCGTCACCGACTCCAACCACGTGGTCCTGTCCGCCATCCAGGCGGAAACCATCGGCCAGCGGTTCAGCGCGGAAGAGGGGGATTAG
- a CDS encoding YicC/YloC family endoribonuclease: MPVSMTGFGRNETNEDAWTHVWEIKSVNGRFLDVKWRIPGFLRSLETAWERQVRTHASRGRVDVSLNLEVLDAEVLGVTFNKTMAKAMFRQMEKLAAARGEIFNLDYNRVLAMPALWRDNGSEPDPGLAESLNKGLEAALRDWVDSRAREGQALVADLTARFATLRELTEKVRERIPDILEAKKDGLRQRITDMLDSANADFSEDRMLQEVAYLTDKLDVSEELTRLDAHLERLAEVLADKDDVGKKLDFLVQETFREINTCGNKAQDTEVSRLVVDFKAELERCREQVQNIE; encoded by the coding sequence ATGCCAGTAAGCATGACCGGCTTCGGCCGTAACGAAACCAACGAGGACGCCTGGACCCACGTGTGGGAGATCAAGAGCGTCAACGGCCGCTTCCTCGACGTGAAGTGGCGCATCCCCGGATTCCTCCGCTCCCTGGAGACCGCCTGGGAGCGGCAGGTCCGCACCCACGCCTCGCGTGGCCGCGTGGACGTCTCCCTGAACCTGGAGGTCCTGGACGCCGAGGTCCTCGGCGTGACCTTCAACAAGACCATGGCCAAGGCCATGTTCCGCCAGATGGAAAAGCTGGCCGCCGCCCGGGGCGAAATCTTCAATCTCGACTACAACCGGGTGCTGGCCATGCCCGCCCTGTGGCGCGACAACGGGTCCGAGCCGGACCCCGGCCTGGCCGAGAGCCTGAACAAGGGGCTCGAAGCCGCCCTCAGGGATTGGGTAGACTCCCGCGCCCGCGAGGGCCAGGCCCTGGTGGCCGACCTGACCGCCCGGTTCGCCACCCTGCGCGAGCTGACCGAGAAGGTCCGCGAACGCATTCCGGACATCCTGGAGGCCAAGAAGGACGGCTTGAGGCAGCGCATCACCGACATGCTCGACTCGGCCAATGCGGACTTCTCCGAGGACCGCATGCTCCAGGAGGTGGCCTACCTCACGGACAAGCTCGACGTATCCGAGGAACTGACCCGCCTGGACGCCCATCTGGAGCGGCTGGCGGAGGTCCTGGCCGACAAGGACGACGTGGGCAAGAAGCTCGATTTTCTGGTGCAGGAAACCTTCCGCGAGATCAATACCTGCGGCAACAAGGCGCAGGACACCGAGGTCAGCCGGTTGGTCGTGGATTTCAAGGCGGAGCTGGAGCGCTGCCGGGAACAGGTTCAAAACATCGAGTAG
- a CDS encoding DUF4416 family protein, translating into MSTPKTPDPGMLVISVLSADWGAFWPQVGAELADRFGPFDPSEEFDFDQTDYYDKELGTPITRRLLAFDALRPLDELADIKLWTNSVEQRFARDGRRLFNLDPGFLTQQSLVLATGKNFSHRIYLKDGIWADLTLIWQKKRWVDFPWTFPDYAGEAMKSRLTKLRQSYRNRQSKPRT; encoded by the coding sequence ATGAGTACGCCCAAGACCCCTGATCCGGGGATGCTGGTCATCTCGGTCCTGAGCGCCGACTGGGGCGCGTTCTGGCCGCAGGTCGGCGCGGAGCTGGCCGACCGGTTCGGTCCTTTCGACCCGTCCGAGGAGTTCGATTTCGACCAGACCGACTATTACGACAAGGAGCTGGGAACGCCCATCACCCGGCGGCTCCTGGCCTTCGATGCGCTGCGCCCCCTGGACGAGCTGGCGGATATCAAGCTGTGGACCAACTCGGTGGAGCAGCGGTTCGCGCGGGACGGGCGCAGGTTGTTCAATCTGGACCCCGGCTTCCTGACCCAGCAGTCCCTGGTGCTCGCCACGGGCAAGAACTTTTCCCACCGCATCTACCTGAAGGACGGCATCTGGGCCGACCTGACCCTCATCTGGCAGAAGAAACGGTGGGTGGATTTTCCCTGGACCTTCCCGGATTACGCGGGCGAGGCCATGAAATCGCGGCTGACAAAGCTGCGTCAGTCGTATAGAAACAGGCAGAGCAAGCCGCGAACGTGA
- the mtaB gene encoding tRNA (N(6)-L-threonylcarbamoyladenosine(37)-C(2))-methylthiotransferase MtaB, which yields MTTFHTATLGCKINQYETRSIAEAWAGRDAVETDDPRAADLILVNSCAVTANAVADLRQTVRRFHRDNPAAEIIVTGCAAQVMPEELAALPGVVRVVAQADKADLLGGPMTPATPAPASEKPRFAPFSISGYGRARAVVKVQDGCSHFCTYCIVPLTRGRSVSRPVAEVADEIARLFGAGFREFILSGINLRHFGRDLESKPDFWDLVAELERTFAPDWAGRARLRISSVEPGQLTDKALDVLSSSRLVCPQLHLSLQSGDPQVLKAMGRGHYSPRSAVDFMDRLKGAWPVMGLGADLITGFPGETEAQFENTMELCRELPLTYGHVFPYSERPGTRAAELPGAVDVPVRKERAARLRKLIGRRKAAFLKRLLDLDHLDVLVQDDRGRGVSEYYAACRFEQPPGAAPRSLVRARPLRVERGVVIVEPWEASE from the coding sequence ATGACAACCTTTCATACCGCTACCCTGGGTTGCAAGATCAACCAGTACGAGACCCGCTCCATCGCCGAGGCATGGGCCGGGCGAGACGCCGTGGAGACGGACGACCCGCGCGCGGCGGACCTCATCCTGGTCAACTCCTGCGCGGTCACGGCCAACGCCGTGGCCGACCTGCGCCAGACCGTGCGCCGCTTCCACCGCGACAACCCGGCGGCGGAGATCATCGTCACCGGGTGCGCGGCCCAGGTCATGCCCGAAGAGCTGGCAGCGCTGCCCGGCGTGGTCCGGGTGGTGGCCCAGGCGGACAAGGCGGACCTCCTGGGCGGTCCCATGACCCCGGCAACTCCCGCACCGGCATCGGAGAAGCCCCGGTTCGCGCCTTTTTCCATCTCCGGCTACGGCCGGGCCAGGGCCGTGGTCAAGGTCCAGGACGGCTGTTCCCATTTCTGCACCTACTGCATCGTGCCCCTGACGCGCGGGCGGTCCGTGAGCCGTCCCGTGGCCGAGGTCGCGGACGAGATCGCCCGCTTGTTCGGCGCGGGGTTCCGCGAGTTCATCCTGAGCGGCATCAACCTGCGCCACTTCGGGCGCGATCTCGAATCCAAGCCCGACTTCTGGGACCTGGTGGCCGAACTGGAGCGGACCTTCGCCCCGGACTGGGCGGGGCGCGCCCGGCTGCGCATCTCCTCGGTGGAGCCGGGCCAGCTCACGGACAAGGCGCTGGACGTCCTGTCCTCATCCCGGCTGGTCTGCCCGCAGCTCCATCTCTCGCTCCAGAGCGGCGACCCGCAGGTCCTGAAGGCCATGGGACGCGGCCATTATTCGCCACGGTCCGCCGTGGACTTCATGGACCGGCTCAAGGGTGCGTGGCCGGTCATGGGGCTGGGCGCGGACCTGATCACCGGGTTTCCCGGCGAGACCGAGGCGCAGTTCGAGAACACCATGGAGCTGTGCCGCGAACTCCCGCTGACCTACGGCCACGTCTTTCCCTACTCCGAGCGGCCCGGCACCAGGGCGGCCGAGCTGCCCGGCGCGGTGGACGTGCCGGTGCGCAAGGAGCGGGCGGCCCGTCTGCGCAAGCTCATCGGGCGCAGGAAGGCCGCCTTCCTCAAGCGCCTTCTCGACCTGGACCATCTGGACGTGCTGGTCCAGGACGACCGGGGACGCGGGGTCAGCGAGTACTACGCGGCCTGCCGGTTCGAACAGCCTCCCGGAGCCGCGCCGCGCTCCCTGGTCCGGGCGCGCCCGTTGCGCGTGGAGCGGGGCGTGGTCATCGTCGAGCCGTGGGAGGCAAGCGAATGA
- a CDS encoding tetratricopeptide repeat protein, whose product MKQTLAPLSVALLAALFLPALFLTGCVTGVGVGVGTSGTSVGVGIGGGRTSVGVGVSGGLGASINSYGDFLNNGPNEAYLNNKAGIKQLDDGNFEAARKIFTDTLEKYPDLPDSTYYLGLTLIYLGEREAGFGLLKTYRDPYYYRGTSAVQRMAAYLEKKPELTPEEIHKAMNRERRDGYDRDAQERLEMRRETW is encoded by the coding sequence GTGAAGCAAACCCTTGCCCCGCTCTCCGTCGCCCTGCTGGCCGCGCTCTTTCTGCCCGCACTCTTTCTGACCGGCTGCGTCACCGGCGTGGGCGTCGGCGTGGGCACGTCCGGGACCAGCGTGGGCGTGGGCATAGGCGGCGGCCGGACCTCGGTCGGCGTCGGCGTCTCGGGCGGGCTGGGCGCGTCCATCAACTCCTACGGCGACTTCCTGAACAACGGGCCGAATGAGGCCTACCTCAACAACAAGGCGGGCATCAAGCAGCTTGACGACGGAAATTTCGAAGCGGCCCGCAAAATCTTCACCGATACCCTCGAAAAATACCCGGACCTGCCGGATTCCACCTACTACCTCGGTTTGACGCTCATCTACCTGGGCGAGCGCGAGGCCGGGTTCGGGCTGCTCAAGACCTACCGCGACCCGTACTACTACCGGGGGACCTCCGCGGTGCAGCGCATGGCCGCCTACCTGGAGAAAAAACCGGAGCTGACCCCGGAGGAAATCCACAAGGCCATGAACCGCGAACGCCGCGACGGCTACGACCGGGACGCCCAGGAGCGCCTCGAAATGCGCCGCGAAACCTGGTAG